The Dreissena polymorpha isolate Duluth1 chromosome 2, UMN_Dpol_1.0, whole genome shotgun sequence nucleotide sequence ctttaggggtaaagtggaccaaaacacaaaacttaaccaaactttcaattttctaagtataaagggcccataattccgtccaaatgccagtcagagttacataactttgcctgcacagtccccttacggtagttagtaagtgttgcaagtatgaaagcaatagctttgatacttaaggaataaaatggaccttaacacaaaacttaaccaaaattttcaattttctaagtataaaaagggcacataattctgtcaaaatgcacgccagagttatcttactttgcctgcccagtcccctcatgatagtaagtaagtgtaccaagtttgaatgcaatagcattgatactttctgaaaaaagtggacctaaacgcaaaacttaaccaaaattttcaattttctaagtataaaaagggcacataattcagtcaaaatgcacgccagagttatctaactttgcctgcccagtcccctcatgatagtaagtaagtgtaccaagtttgaatgcaataacattgatactttctgagaaaagtggacctaaacgcaaaacttaaccggacgccgacgccgacgcagacgccgacgccgacgccaaggtgatgacaatagctcataattttttttcaaaaaatagatgagctaataaaaatcatattagatcataatcagttatacgtgaacacaaatacttataaatttagaatttttgatttgtattttaattgtactaaGTTTCAACATATAGGGCTTTATAAGGAAAGTGACTCATTGTTGCAATCTATCAAACACTTGTTTTGgcaaatattgcattgtaaattttaaccagtaaatatttataaaaaaatagactttttgaggaatggggctgaatttaagCCCAATCTTGTgacaaaattaataacactgtaaggtctcacctgaagctcagaagctgagctgatatgctggcctcgcggatattgttaagggccgagtttgagttctgattaacttcgGGTTGAGTCGAAGGGCGTACTGTACCATACAACAAAACTGTTGTCACGTTTTTAAGCCTTCTTTAGTCTCAATTCAATGCGATGCTCTTTGGGCTCGGAGTGCAAAACCGTACGTGTTGACTTTTTAGCAACTTGGTTTCAATAATGTGGGGAATTCGCGTCTGAGGCACACCACATGAATATATTGTGCGCTGAGGATAGTCCGTAACGCTTCTACTGTCCTAACTATCTACAGCAGATATACTTCTGAATGAATCGTTTCGATTTTTCCTTGATTTGCTCCCGTTCCTTGCTGAATAAATAGCTGTCTTATaaggaattaaacaaattattcaacgtTTAATTCTTCGTGAGATTCTTCGTGATGTCCACAGCGAGAACTTACTGTTAGCGttaactgttagcgttaccataagtgctgctataacgtctcgcttctgtaacactcatcccactcgggcactagagctaaacaaaactactcgggcTTGCTTGGGGAAATCTCAACACAGACATTTCAGCTGTTCATAACAGCGcgtgaaaacttgacgtgctgaggATATATTGCAGAACAGACTTGTGTTATGATGCTGACCCTTTGTGGCCGGAGGTCCAGTGGGAGGAGCTAGGGATCAGGGAAGGCAAAGGATCATTTAGtattggggctcctgcaggccggactggtgctgttgcttggccaactggatatcaatgctggtgctcacctgaaaacaacaacactagagtgggggatatgaacttgtaacacatttttatattacaatgtataatacactacatatatgcctcttgattggatgtgaaggttttcaacagcaaaacataattatctgaatttctaatttgaaatttaattggtgccttgtcctaaatagcaattaatgaaaattaatgcaattaaaccatttcgtattaaaacattaaaagtgttggctaatgctttaataacctgtaaattcataataattattcttactttactttcagtgtaattttataaaccaaattgccgctcatcaatattagaagctttcttcccagattagcatgtgaaatccacataagcaaatcagggaggacactttctgacgatactggatgttcacaaaagaagatacttattttcaacaaaacatacctttaaagaggtaattgttgtccctaagtagcctgtgcggactgcacaggctaatctgggactacaatctaagcacatgcattaagccctattttttcACAGCGCGGCTCATTGATGTTTTTAGTAAGTTTTTcctgcataacaacaaaaacaagggctgtttgtaaaacatgcatgccccccatatgggctgtccgttgtagtggcagccattgtgtgaatacgatttttgtcactgtgaccttgacctttgacttagtgacctcaaaatcaataggggtcatctgcgggtcacgatcaatctacctataaagtgtcatgatcctaggcaaaagcgttcttgagttatcatcctaaaatcattttactatttggggtcactgtgaccttgacctttgaccttgcgacctcaaaatcgataggggtaatctgcaagtcatgatcaatctacctatgaagtttcatgatcctaggcgtatgcgttcttgagttatcatccaaaaatcattttactatttcgggtcaccgtaaccttgacctttgacctagtgacctgaaaatcatctgccagtcatgatcaatctgcccatgaagtttcatgatcctaggcgtatgcgttcttgagttatcattcaaaaaccattttactatttctggtcaacgtgaccttgacctttgacctagtcacctcaaaatcaataggggtcatctgcgagtcatgatcaatgtacctatgaagtttcatgatcctaggcccaagcgttcttgagttatcgtctgacaaccacctgatggacggaccgaccgacagaccgaccgacagaccgacatgagcaaagcaatataccccctcttcttcgaaatttaaattcacactagacaacaattccaaagtaaaccatcatgtcataaaagttgtaagacatattacaaattaataaatatgaaacaatttaatggcagcaactcactgctggtacatattgacagttctctcccttgttagtgtaagctaaatttattaaaggccacaatatactaaatgatttccctatataattcaatgtaaaagcgacaaattaaagagaaaataaatgcaacattttgaacatagagaccaccataaccatacttttactgaaagttcattctaagctgaataaatttaagcaataaaaaagatatgtcatgttaaaaCCAAACATTAACTTTACTCAAATCAAACTCTACTTCTTTTGCACCTTAAATTTTCCGgccattttctagtgcaatgtaacTGTTTTCAGGTCAAATTTGTACTTAAGTCTCTATATTtttatcatatgtcagggattaagtagtgagcaccttttctttcccttccaatatatccaagagataaaggcagaacaccagtctaaagtgtaaaacatggcctcgagtaaaatatgatttttagcataggtgcttgcacctatgcttaaggtatataccacattttgaaaatccacatcggtcggttaacctttctgaagccttacctgatcaaaaatcagacgaaatatctatttaatttagcatatggtaattcttacaattttttggggggaaacgtttttctaacgttttcttccaagaatattactgacaccgtttttagtgaatttttctaagaccgttttatgtcaaaaaatcttcttataacctagaacaaatttcgttcgtaaaacaattctgttcttgttgatagtgacctcacacctaatttagatctatatgggatcccaatttctatttcattcgtttactgttctgtgagaggtcaaatgtttacataactgaattaataaggccctggttaaagtatatggaacatttcatcggttaattataaatagaaattaaaacatattctcagcaggaagtggggcataaagcacttttattctttgaaaatgtgtaaaaaatggcggagtacgatgaatgttttctgatttatgacatggattctgacgtgcctttctatggatttgatgaagtagagtttaaaagtaagagatgtgttaattgaagttaaaatgttttactttgagccagaaatttacgttacgagtagagttaacggttttaaatgtggcatcggatttaatggattcgcgtgaattctggacgagtgctgtgtctgtaaaatattaaatggaaagctgtaaatgtatgaagtcggaaaagaaaacggatggttgcataatggtatgcgtgaaataatgtaattctacgtatttattttcatagttatgtcattttgtaaccattcacattcgtcactatttggaattcccgtttctaaaaatagagcattttgttaacaaggggggcgactcgtgatgtcagcaatcgttaaggctacaatatactaaataatcgagtcatgaagggctgtactttctaaacaaatcatcatattttcctcgaaggcatgttgtacactttgttctggttttatcgtttggagatattgataggggaagcataggtgttcactacttaatccctgaaataggataaagttggagattaaagtaaaaaatggcactgcaaaaggttacaatccactagaaaacggccgaaaaaggcgcaaaaacagtcgattttgatttgagtcgaatttgtttttggtttgaacatgacaaatcttttttattgcttaaatcgattcagctaataatgcccgtcaagaaaaggtatggttatgggggtctctttgtgcaaaatgttgtatttattttcgctcaaagttgtcgcttttacatcgaaacatataaggaaactatttagtatattttgacctaaacatttacttcagcagcatcttccctgtatcttgcaactatgctttcagcgccatcggcgctctcgtttttatTGAGAACAGCCCAACataaaacgattatttagtataatgttacCTATAAGAAAACCTGAactgtttaaaacgcaaaaaatatgcacttccttatcatttttcatctatcttcaatgtgcatgccaaattttaGATCGATCCTTCACATAGAAATGcttgaacaatgaaaattattataataatgcctgataagacatatggcttccattgtcgatgcttagatttataaagggctttcaagagcaaataacattaacttatataacattatacagtaaatatactgtaaactTCTTATATGCTATATCgaagaagaaatataatattattaaaacgtgtttgggCTTCTTTCAGTGCGAATTTGTGAGTTTAGAGGTGCTCAATACGAGTTTCTCTACTTTTTAtcatcccccgccataggcggagggatattgttttggcgttgtctgtcggtccttccgtccgtccgtctttcctcccgtctgtccggagccatatcttgtaagtgctttggtggatttcattgaaacttggtatgagtatgcatatggataagaggatgatgcacgccaaatggcattgtacaccatcagttaataacagagtaatggccctttgtatcttgaaaaatgctttttgtgtgtccggagccatatttttgaagtgctttggcggatattATTGAAACCTGTAAtgcgtatatatatggataagaggatgatgcacgccaaatggcattgtacaccatctgttaataacggagttgtcgccctttgtatcttgtaaaaatgttgttttgagtgtcaaatataataattttgtgtccagaagcatattggcgtgggctatcaattcaacgaatttgcttgttttaattattttcccatacaaattttcccatttaattatttttctttacgcTTTCCAATACTCGTTAACTCCATGAaacaaaacgcatttattccatgaaactaacaagaacgcataatatcctgtgaaaaaatggtggttttatgtaaatcatgctCCTTTGTAACGGGGCCTGTTTtgaccaaaaaaaacaacaacactgtatacACAATGAAAACTTACTACCTCCTCGCAAACAGACTCTATACGGCATAAGATGGAATAGATTCCAATCAAATAggcttaattaaatatctcacagctttataaaaactcaaggcctgcatggggatgacagaaattattgcggtgttgtgtttctgaggtgtctgtatcggtaagttggaaagcatcgagctggAGAAGGGTTTGAGTAATTGATCATCAAGTAAAATAAGTTGTACTGAAAACACTATATACACAAGAATAGACGCCCTTTTACCTTCTGttaaatcatatcatatcattctcgtccacttcacttatttatacactgcaaaaacattattattcgcgggacattatttttttattgatttcaagGGTTGAACGATCTACAAATTGAATACAAACACACTGACACAAATTCCATATttagggccctcacactactttgggggaaggggtccgcagcccttaggagggggaattttcgcggcgtttccctttttgggggattttgttacttactctctcattatttcaatcgtacatgtttgcactatattcattgcatttttcataatttagtatgtttgaaaagattaaattgaaatagaattgagatataatgaTTATGAGACACATCttcctatttaaaaaaaaaaaatctttttttagggggaatttttccacccaaaaggggaaaaaagtatacttttcaggggggggactgccgccgaatttcggcggcagatttgatagattgagggccctgaatatttattgtttccaaactGAGAAAGTCACGCATTAATTTCCACGTccatgaaagtctttttttaaccacaaaataacatgcggacgaatatatatgattttacaataaacaaacaatttaaaaggatattttaccttatgtaaattcataccattcttttccacctcatcttaataaacaggaaatacacaagcagggcttttccttgagtattcatgggtctgtttaacggacccatacccaaagtgtgttatatgctgttccttatgaaaattatatctcaattatgtttcaattagatccaacaaagtttataactgttataataggattttattcctataatttgaagtataattaaaacttattaaatgtgttttcccaaatcaatggacttttagcacgaaacaaattcaaaatcccaaaattgcattttttcccaaagtggccaagaaaaggcatgacaaagcgtctcttttaccttctgcgtcatgcttgtctcccacatcctcagcatcgttgtcccGACTGTCAGCAGCAACTGGAGCAGTAGAATAGctcgatgtatttcttgtatgtatatttaggacttacacacattgatataaatgtaataaaaatcaataagacatgttcaacatcataaaatatggcaaattaataaatctcacatttagtgttacctttctgtaaacattgcataaaatatcaatacatactcctccaaagattacttaaacaatgtcatattttattaaaaaagtattcatccatatacatttcttacatggcatggtgtttatagaaatgaaagtctaaaaatagcctcagttgctatatatataatgtacatgtgcatatatgtagaaatattaatttttctgttgaaatgctttgttttttaatgcaaagtttacaagaactaaattttaggaccataatgacacaaaccctatgacaacataacataatatgcattagatcttatgttcaaaacaaaaaccctcacattgtataatcagataacaatatgtgtacataaattatttgtatctttaactacccacttaatgttgtattgtaacatcacacactactatgttcgtatgctaaacaacacattgtcattgaaatactaatcactaattacaacaactaatacatacatgtacacactattccactctgaacaccaggatgttgtcgtccaacagtcccacaatgatggatgatgttgtgctgctgtagcagactgacgcTGGGTACAACACTCCATCCTCCTGTGTATCCAGAGTcgccagcttactctctcccttCCAGCCCACCTGTTGTACAGTGTGGGACCAgcctccacagaccagcacctggcctgcaggggtcacatgtagaccacgtGGCCACGCTGGTGCTGTGTCtgagtatgtagccaggagtgtgccatccctggccagggtgtgAAGCTTGGGCTGCAAGTAGCTGgagatgtacagcctgtctcctgtgggactcacagcacacctgtctactgcaaaacagagtaacatcaagatattgaattactgtaaatattaaataatcttattaaacatactgcagtgatattgtattacgcatatgttgctataaagaggcctttacacatctaaaatatatgcatacatttcaatgattcaatagttaagcgtgacaataaacttcagtagcagagctattgtgtaaatgtttgacatgttgaaatgcgactggtgagtaagatatgaattgaagcaaaattaCACAGTCTATTCGATTGAAAAAATTACACATACAGAAACAATTGCTCAGTTCAATCAACATGTTTATACTATGTTACTATGTGCAGCATGAATAGATTTtccacacatgtatacatgtgataaCTATGTACTGAAATTAGTGAAATCGACCAAAGCAGACATAATTCATGTGCTGTGTTACaacgttatttgtgtttttcaagtgtttataacaggaaaaataatattcaaaacaacaGTTATTGACACTTTTCTAGCTAGTTAGATACAAAACCAATTTCaacagcaaaatgtttaaatgaacatactactataattacaatgaaattaatacatacatttgaacactTCATAAAAGAATACAACCACAAGAGTACCTATGCTATAAGGCGTtatgaaattattcaatttaacaaacatattgtacatgtacaatcatttaaaaaccacaaaattaagacagggtcagaaagtgtctctttcccaggaacacagtttctatttatagacatgccatgtagtgacagtcaaaatactttattactcatgtttataaatcaatatttctgaatcttgttttggctacattgtactgtagcattcaaagggcacatatgaattatagaacaaatagtttataatacatcagcaggttttctgctataacatctgaattttattttattttcatctcacaaagtatataactataatttatatgatttaaaaaaaacaaaacaagatcaaaccttatgggtcaatatttgttgattaaaaaaataaatcccaattcgATTCATTAAGTCGATAAAACTttccaaatttgtcattgtatggatttaaaacaagagcacagcataacaggtgccaacgctcggctgcgaaagcttgtcagattttttttagaggtcacagtgaccttgacctttgacctagtgacccaacatttggtgtggcgtgtagaactcatcaaggttcatctacatatgaagtttcaaagttgtaggtaacagcactttgatttaagagcctacattaaagtttatattaaaggtcacagtgagctttgacttagtgacccaaaaatgggtgtggcgcgtagaattcatcaaggtgcatgtacatttgaagtgtcaaagttgtaggtggaagcactttaattttagagccaatgttaaggtttaagcccgacgcctacaaagaatgttaaggtttatgttaaagttttatattataggtcacagtgaccttgacctttgacctagtgacccaaaaatgggagtggcgtgtagaactcatcaaggtgcatctacatatgaagtttcaaagttgtaggtggaagcactttgattttagagcctatgttaaagttttatataagaggtcatagtgaccttgacctttgacctagtgaccccaaaatgggtgtggcgtgtagaactcatcaaggtgcatctacatatgaagtttcagagttgtaggtggaagcactttgattttagagccaatgttaaggttttagccaaCGCCTACaacagacgacgagctggctatgacaatacctcgggtattctctgaaaacagccgagctaataacaaAATTCgactagactccttttcccataatggctagaaaaatccctgtacatattacaaatgttatcaggatggattcaccatgattcttacctttACCATCAAATGACCTATAGAGACTGCAGACCTGTTTGCCATTCAGTgtgtatttgtacagttcttCACTAGAGATGACAAAAAGGACTCCTTGGTGATGGTCAATACctctacattcatgttgtaactgaaacttcctgccaggaacaagctttccctggttgacagtgataaactggacctcatgtatcttGCTATCATGGTcattcacagccactgcaacctcactgggtgtgatcaaacAAATGTCAAATGGCCGAGCAttcacatcccagtgactcaccacctggtactgctggttcagcagcttgacattGTCATTTTTCCAGTCTACAACCAGTACCTGCCCATCGGGTAAAACACATGTGCCTGTGATCAAACATTCatctgaatcacttggtattctcacattgtgcttagtattactctggacattaaacgccttgcctgactttcccagcagagtcagtgcctgctgtattatatgcttacattttatgctggctataaggcagagctgcttatgatctccaattttctgaacaatttcatggaattgtgacaagtcattgtgaagactggtgcatttatgaatcgaacttgtaactgacccttttatgcttataacttcatctctcatctcgttaagttccttcgcagtaatattatcaaattcattcacgatagagagaacactcctacacatctcttcttttaaatattgctcatttccgcctgatgtacccacagaactataatcacattcatctatataagtatttaaattgccacacatttgctctatcataactgcactatgttccttgtatgttttctgcaatgactgaatgctggccttctgactgatctgcagggttttaatttcccccaggacagtttccagctccactgacatcCCCTCCAGGCCAGTGGGCTgcgagttggtcagctccgaaatctgggtcactttactgcactggctgaaataaacatgtaccagcaaggaatagtcagtgatattatgtaatgcttcaaacaagtataaagtgtcaaataaaaacatgcatggacaataaattaacgcTTCTTGGGCTGATTAtgggggtatatagatttgcacttttccatccatctgTGTGACTTTTCTGTCATATATAACTCAACATGTATCCCTGCAACTTCacaagtacagtaaccaggcatgtgagcttATGCGCACCtctatatgttgtttctgtttttttcatcataattgtagtaatgtctcatatttatacataaatgacattttagaatatgtgtagagtgtaaaataaacagtattgctagaagaggactaacactttacataaatatttatcattgtgtaattttacccaaatgcatagtttgatatgtcttttttcaacatacccagagttatggcccttgtttatcaaagaaatcacatttaaaattgtgttgtgagtaactcaaagagtacagctgatagagggatgaactattcttaaagtatagcccaccatgtgaaattatgcaccttgatattttttttatgtttttttttttacataagaagagttatgtgacaatccctttaaccaaacgataattattttttcaattgtgagaagcgttactcaaatagaggaatacttctacagtaacatagtaattgtcaggttaacatgtgcaactccatatgtttgttcataatttaaagacatttgtgcagttgtgggacgaattggattgtagaggtatccatgtactaagAATACATTTCTAGTAGTTAATAGTGTTTTCAGTTTTAGTATCATTGTacaccttgaccacactatccataataacacatgcaagaaaagatcattaatgctcttccatcccacaaaaaaacaagcatgacgaatattaaatgtctattcccaaactcagtatgtacaatctagcctgtgatgagcgacttatgacatgcaacctggtctactaCATTTGTATCTccccatatttgttgttgttatttaacctatattgtgatttttttgcttttgttgttgtcaagtgATCTATTCGTGGAAAAGTAAAGACaccattgttaaatgtttgaatggtcagattagcgtgtgcaactccatatgtttgttcaaaatgttcctaattattcttgagttatcattaggaaaccattttactgtttcgagtcactgtgaccttgacctttgacctagtgacctgaaaatcaataggggtcatctgccagtgatgatcaatgtacctatgaagtttcatgatcctaggcgtaagcgttcttgagttatcatccgaaaaccatttttctaagttgagtcacagtgacattttaattgtcaggtaaactcgtgcaactccatatgtttcttcataattttttgacattaaTGCAGTTGTCTTAAATGGattaaaattcaattattaaatgcatttaataatggcagtactgtaatataacttttatcataattgaaaatctgcttaaaatattg carries:
- the LOC127870108 gene encoding uncharacterized protein LOC127870108, with amino-acid sequence MATSSQSSVECSSNEVKDYICNACEDQNTVETSADFYCKQCERFYCGNCIHLHGKLFAKHNSIGRVDIDKWPVSKKVVDFLQTCDVHKEHKIDQFCNLHEQLCCPQCVSDQHSQCSKVTQISELTNSQPTGLEGMSVELETVLGEIKTLQISQKASIQSLQKTYKEHSAVMIEQMCGNLNTYIDECDYSSVGTSGGNEQYLKEEMCRSVLSIVNEFDNITAKELNEMRDEVISIKGSVTSSIHKCTSLHNDLSQFHEIVQKIGDHKQLCLIASIKCKHIIQQALTLLGKSGKAFNVQSNTKHNVRIPSDSDECLITGTCVLPDGQVLVVDWKNDNVKLLNQQYQVVSHWDVNARPFDICLITPSEVAVAVNDHDSKIHEVQFITVNQGKLVPGRKFQLQHECRGIDHHQGVLFVISSEELYKYTLNGKQVCSLYRSFDGKVDRCAVSPTGDRLYISSYLQPKLHTLARDGTLLATYSDTAPAPGAGLWRLVPHCTTGGLEGRE